The uncultured Bacteroides sp. genome includes the window GGAAGCATTAAGAAAACAGGCCTCCGCTACCTGGTAGTAGGAACCGGAGGTGTGGGCGGAAGCATTGCCGCCTTTTTATGGCTGGCAGATGAAGAAGTGACATGCATTGCCCGCGGAGCACAGTTGGCCGCCATACAGAGCGAAGGGTTAAGAATAAAATCGAGTCTGAAAGGCCAGCACAACATACCCATAACAGCCTGTACGGCAGAGAATTACAATGGCAAAGCCGACGTGATTTTTGTTTGTGTAAAGGGCTATTCCGTAGACTCCATTGCCGACCTCATCGGCAGAGCGGCGCACAAGGACACAATCGTTATTCCCATACTCAACGCATACGGCGTAGGGCCCAAAATACAACGAATGGTACCCGAAGTTACCGTGCTGGACGGATGCATCTACATCGTAGGCTTCGTTTCCGCTCCGGGAGAGATCACCCAGATGGGCGGCATTTTCCGCATCGTATTCGGCGCACACAAAGGCACCCGGGTATCGACCGAACTGCTCGAAACAGTTCAGCGCGACCTGCAAGAGAGTGGCATCAAAGCCGAAATATCACCCGATATTAAGCGCGATACATTCATCAAATGGTCGTTTATATCGGCCATGGCCTGCACCGGCGCTTATTATGACGTGCCAATGGGAGAAGTACAGAAAGAGGGCGACATCCGCAACACCTTTATCGGCCTGTCTCGCGAGAGTGCGGCTTTGGGAGCCAAACTCGGCATCTCGTTTGATGAAGATTTAGTGGCCTATAACCTCAAAGTAATGAACAAGCTGGCCCCCGAAAGTACCTCCTCCATGCAAAAAGACATTGAGCGGGGACACGAGTCGGAAGTACAGGGATTATTATTCGACATGATAACCATGGCCGAGGAACAACACCTTGACGTTCCTATCTACAAGGAAATCGCTCGAAAATTCAGCAAATAAACCGATGGACAGAGGAGAGACAGAAAAGCAGAAAATGTTTGCGGGCGAACCCTACAATGCGCTTTGCGAAGAGCTGGTAGCCATACGCACCAAAGCGAAAAGAATACTCCACAGACTAAACGTTACGGAGTATTATACGGACAAGTTTCAGGATATAATCAATGAACTCTGCCCCAATTCCGCCAAAGACCTGCATCTGGAACCTCCTTTCTATTGCGACTACGGAGATCACATCTACGCCGGAAAAGAAGTATTCATCAACTTCGGAGCGGTGATTTTAGACGGTGCCAAAGTAACCATCGGCATGCATACGCTGATTGCTCCCGGAGTGCACATCTATACCGCCCAACATCCACAAGAAGCCGACGAACGCGATAAATGGGAGAATTGCAAGCCCGTTACCATCGGTGAGCGTTGCTGGATAGGCGGACATGCCACCATCTGCCCCGGAGTCACCATCGGAGATCGCTCGGTGATCGGTGCCGGTTCGGTAGTAACTAAAGATATTCCGGCCGACTCGCTGGCCGTAGGAAACCCGGCGCGGGTTATCAGAAAATTAAATCAAACGAAAGATAAAAAAGTATGAATCATCTCCTTGCAACGATCAACTGGAACCCCAATCCGGAATTATTCAACCTCTTTGGCATCTCCATCCGATACTACGGATTGCTATGGGCAGTAGGTATATTTCTGGCTTATCTGGTGGTTCACTACCAGTATCGCGATAAGAAAATCAGTGAAGAAAAGTTCGAACCACTGTTCTTTTATTGCTTTTTCGGCATCATAATCGGAGCCCGTCTGGGTCATTGCCTGTTCTATCAGCCCGATTATTACCTCTCTCACCTGGTTGAAATGGTACTTCCCATCAAGATATTGCCC containing:
- a CDS encoding 2-dehydropantoate 2-reductase, translated to MDKANKTERCSYCGSIKKTGLRYLVVGTGGVGGSIAAFLWLADEEVTCIARGAQLAAIQSEGLRIKSSLKGQHNIPITACTAENYNGKADVIFVCVKGYSVDSIADLIGRAAHKDTIVIPILNAYGVGPKIQRMVPEVTVLDGCIYIVGFVSAPGEITQMGGIFRIVFGAHKGTRVSTELLETVQRDLQESGIKAEISPDIKRDTFIKWSFISAMACTGAYYDVPMGEVQKEGDIRNTFIGLSRESAALGAKLGISFDEDLVAYNLKVMNKLAPESTSSMQKDIERGHESEVQGLLFDMITMAEEQHLDVPIYKEIARKFSK
- a CDS encoding sugar O-acetyltransferase, whose translation is MDRGETEKQKMFAGEPYNALCEELVAIRTKAKRILHRLNVTEYYTDKFQDIINELCPNSAKDLHLEPPFYCDYGDHIYAGKEVFINFGAVILDGAKVTIGMHTLIAPGVHIYTAQHPQEADERDKWENCKPVTIGERCWIGGHATICPGVTIGDRSVIGAGSVVTKDIPADSLAVGNPARVIRKLNQTKDKKV